In a single window of the Methylophaga frappieri genome:
- a CDS encoding ABC transporter permease yields the protein MAFLPVFLWTDILLFTLLAATVLMVIYIRRKPHLCRPWKQVFSTSRGMISSLILLVFIGIGVADSLHFRLALQPTEEEASHHFHSDVLSVLDLILTPLRSQVEKTYSAPFAHQQFTKEMIQNEGSLHYGYPDLKYGGQHLTNPADKLQDIANKSAKASLFALGATLTMIALWLSWLCWHRASSLRDVLKRYWSDEAGYPVTTAWLTLFLILLFASNLLYLGQFYHVLGTDKVGQDVLYQTLKSIRTGLLIGSLTTLIMLPMAVTMGIAAGYFRGWIDDLIQYIYTTLNAIPGVLLIAAAVLMLQVYINNHPQLFTTAAERADIRLLFLCLILGVTSWTGLCRILRSETLKLREAEYVQAAKALGVPGPTILHRHILPNLMHIVLITVVLDFSGLVLAEAVLSYVGVGVDPTMISWGNMINSARLEMARDPIVWWSLVAAFIFMFLLVLAANLFADSVRDAFDPRHQVIT from the coding sequence ATGGCCTTTTTGCCGGTTTTTTTGTGGACAGATATTTTACTTTTCACGTTGCTGGCAGCTACGGTTCTGATGGTCATCTATATTCGCCGTAAACCGCATTTGTGTCGGCCCTGGAAACAGGTTTTTTCGACAAGCCGCGGTATGATTTCCAGTCTCATACTGCTGGTTTTTATCGGCATTGGCGTCGCCGATTCCCTGCACTTCAGACTGGCGTTGCAGCCCACTGAAGAAGAGGCAAGTCATCATTTTCACAGTGACGTGTTAAGTGTTCTGGATCTCATTTTGACCCCGCTACGCAGTCAGGTTGAAAAAACCTATTCGGCTCCTTTTGCGCATCAGCAGTTTACCAAGGAAATGATTCAAAATGAGGGCAGTCTGCATTATGGCTACCCGGACTTGAAATATGGTGGTCAACATTTGACCAATCCGGCGGATAAGTTACAGGATATTGCGAATAAATCTGCGAAAGCCAGTTTATTTGCGCTAGGGGCGACGCTGACGATGATAGCGCTCTGGTTAAGTTGGCTTTGCTGGCACCGAGCAAGCTCATTGCGTGATGTCTTGAAACGATACTGGTCTGATGAGGCCGGCTATCCTGTTACGACGGCGTGGCTAACGCTTTTCCTCATTCTATTGTTTGCCAGTAATTTGCTTTATCTCGGCCAGTTTTATCATGTCTTAGGCACGGATAAAGTGGGGCAGGATGTGCTTTATCAAACATTGAAAAGCATTCGTACCGGTTTGTTAATCGGTAGTCTGACCACGCTCATCATGTTGCCCATGGCGGTGACGATGGGTATTGCTGCCGGTTATTTTCGAGGCTGGATTGATGATCTGATTCAATATATTTACACCACTTTAAATGCGATTCCTGGCGTGCTTTTAATTGCGGCAGCGGTCCTGATGTTACAAGTCTATATCAATAATCATCCACAATTGTTTACCACGGCCGCCGAACGTGCGGATATCCGGCTTTTATTTTTATGTTTGATTCTGGGGGTCACTAGTTGGACTGGCCTGTGTCGTATTCTACGCAGTGAAACACTGAAATTACGTGAAGCAGAGTATGTTCAAGCCGCCAAGGCGCTCGGCGTACCAGGGCCAACTATCTTGCACCGGCATATTTTACCCAATCTGATGCATATCGTTTTGATCACGGTGGTTCTTGATTTTAGTGGTTTGGTACTGGCTGAGGCCGTTTTGTCATATGTGGGCGTTGGCGTCGACCCCACGATGATCAGTTGGGGCAATATGATTAATAGTGCACGACTGGAAATGGCGCGCGATCCTATCGTTTGGTGGTCATTGGTTGCGGCTTTTATTTTTATGTTTTTATTGGTCCTAGCGGCAAATTTGTTTGCTGACAGCGTCCGTGATGCTTTTGACCCGCGTCATCAGGTAATCACATGA
- a CDS encoding RNA polymerase sigma factor, translated as MHSADSQPYDNEAELIKALLSNEATAFEYLVARYHMQMRTVASAIIGEAFADDVVQDAWISAITNLPTFAGRSRLSTWLMQIVANGAKTRLRKEKRQVSLDKDWQAIDEEFDHRQHWRQDVLPWDIDTPEALATNQQLVAIIEKAFIALPAMQRAVIEMHDLHQMPMPEICNILDVSASNARVLLHRARHFVRQKITQFQEQA; from the coding sequence ATGCATTCAGCAGACTCGCAGCCCTATGATAATGAGGCAGAGCTCATCAAAGCTTTGCTCAGTAATGAAGCAACGGCATTCGAGTATTTAGTTGCCCGTTACCATATGCAGATGCGGACCGTTGCCAGCGCTATTATTGGTGAGGCCTTTGCCGATGACGTGGTACAGGATGCTTGGATTTCTGCTATTACGAATTTGCCAACATTTGCCGGGCGAAGTCGTTTATCCACCTGGTTAATGCAAATTGTTGCCAATGGCGCCAAAACGCGTTTGCGAAAGGAAAAGCGGCAAGTCTCTCTGGATAAAGACTGGCAGGCCATCGATGAGGAGTTTGATCATCGGCAACACTGGCGACAGGATGTTTTGCCTTGGGATATTGATACGCCTGAAGCGCTCGCCACTAATCAGCAATTAGTCGCCATTATAGAAAAAGCCTTTATTGCCCTGCCGGCGATGCAACGCGCTGTTATCGAGATGCATGATCTCCATCAAATGCCAATGCCAGAAATTTGTAACATTCTTGACGTGAGCGCATCTAATGCGAGAGTGCTTTTACATCGTGCCCGCCATTTTGTGCGGCAGAAAATTACCCAGTTTCAGGAACAAGCATAA
- a CDS encoding DUF1244 domain-containing protein: MDKQTQIEIEAAAFRQLIAHLQTRTDVQNIDLMNLAGFCRNCLSKWYLAAAEERGKEMGYDAARTIIYGMPYSEWKSQYQK; this comes from the coding sequence ATGGATAAACAAACCCAAATCGAAATCGAAGCGGCGGCGTTTCGTCAATTAATTGCTCACCTGCAAACGCGAACAGATGTACAGAATATCGATTTGATGAATCTGGCTGGATTTTGTCGAAACTGTTTGTCGAAATGGTATCTTGCCGCAGCAGAAGAACGTGGCAAGGAGATGGGTTACGATGCGGCGCGGACCATCATTTATGGCATGCCTTATAGCGAATGGAAATCTCAGTATCAGAAATAA
- the msrP gene encoding protein-methionine-sulfoxide reductase catalytic subunit MsrP, translated as MLIKRKARWQLPESEVTDYQVFLNRRRFINSALGMTAALTLPVALAEKEPTGQAFDNTTESRFSTDEKLTTYQDITTYNNFYEFGTDKSDPATYATDFPDPNKPWQVTIDGECDKPGVYDVDDLIGKQDLEERIYRLRCVEGWSMVIPWTGFPLAAVLKAAQPNTNAKFVEFTTLFDPEQMPGQRREVLQWPYIEALRMDEAMHPLTLLAIGLYGHEMPGQNGAPIRLVVPWKYGFKSIKSIVRIRFVERMPTTTWMLAGPNEYGFYSNVNPDVDHPRWSQKRERRIGEFLKRETLMFNGYGEEVADLYDGMDLRKYF; from the coding sequence ATGCTAATTAAACGAAAGGCCCGTTGGCAGCTACCTGAGTCTGAAGTGACGGATTATCAGGTTTTCTTAAACCGTCGCCGCTTTATCAACAGTGCATTGGGGATGACCGCAGCCTTAACCTTGCCCGTTGCTTTGGCAGAAAAGGAACCCACTGGACAGGCCTTTGATAATACAACCGAAAGTCGTTTCTCAACGGATGAAAAGTTAACGACTTATCAGGATATTACGACTTACAATAATTTTTATGAGTTTGGTACGGACAAGTCTGACCCGGCAACCTATGCCACGGACTTCCCAGATCCAAATAAACCATGGCAGGTCACGATCGATGGCGAGTGTGACAAGCCCGGTGTGTATGATGTTGACGACTTGATCGGCAAACAAGATCTGGAAGAGCGAATTTACCGCTTGCGTTGTGTTGAAGGCTGGTCGATGGTTATTCCGTGGACGGGTTTTCCTCTGGCCGCGGTATTAAAAGCAGCACAGCCTAATACCAATGCCAAGTTTGTTGAATTCACGACTTTGTTTGACCCTGAGCAAATGCCGGGACAACGTCGAGAAGTCCTCCAGTGGCCTTATATCGAGGCTCTGCGCATGGATGAAGCCATGCATCCATTGACCTTGTTGGCGATTGGCCTTTACGGGCATGAGATGCCGGGACAAAACGGCGCACCGATTCGACTTGTTGTACCTTGGAAATATGGTTTTAAAAGCATTAAGTCTATTGTTCGGATCCGCTTTGTCGAGCGGATGCCAACCACGACATGGATGCTTGCAGGTCCCAACGAATATGGATTTTATTCCAATGTAAACCCTGACGTTGATCATCCCCGCTGGAGTCAGAAGCGTGAACGGCGGATTGGTGAGTTTTTAAAACGCGAAACGCTAATGTTCAATGGCTATGGTGAGGAAGTAGCCGATCTGTACGATGGCATGGATTTGCGCAAATACTTCTAG
- a CDS encoding zf-HC2 domain-containing protein, which produces MFRCKDIAHHASDYLDQQLTWRQRLAFKLHLFICRNCRQYVHQIGQTVAGIRLMAVKQQNTLTTDQKKMAENLQKIRRKN; this is translated from the coding sequence ATGTTTCGTTGTAAAGATATTGCGCATCACGCCAGTGATTATCTTGACCAGCAGCTGACTTGGCGGCAACGGCTGGCTTTTAAACTGCATTTATTTATTTGCCGTAATTGTCGTCAATATGTGCATCAGATTGGTCAAACTGTGGCGGGGATTCGATTGATGGCGGTCAAACAGCAAAACACACTCACGACAGATCAGAAAAAAATGGCCGAAAACCTACAAAAAATTCGCCGTAAAAACTGA
- a CDS encoding DoxX family protein → MLRLFNLAQDGLDKTRAVDFLAPLLLRAYLVPVFWFAANNKWNPFDSSSSLQPTIDWFANAEWGLGLPFPALMAYLAWAAEYFGAILLLLGLAVRWISIPLMITMVVAAVSVHLKNGWQAIHDPMSAFASENALGAIARLDKAKSILQEHGNYSWLTEHGRLAMLNNGIEFAATYFVMLLALFFIGAGRYLSLDDWLYRYFRDKRGIHAN, encoded by the coding sequence ATGTTACGCCTATTCAATCTCGCGCAAGACGGGCTCGACAAAACTCGAGCTGTGGATTTTTTAGCCCCACTGTTGCTTAGGGCTTATTTGGTGCCGGTGTTTTGGTTTGCGGCAAATAACAAGTGGAATCCTTTTGATAGCAGTAGCAGTTTGCAGCCAACGATTGATTGGTTTGCCAACGCGGAGTGGGGATTGGGGCTGCCTTTTCCTGCCTTGATGGCCTATCTAGCCTGGGCAGCGGAATATTTTGGTGCCATTTTATTGTTGCTTGGTCTTGCCGTACGCTGGATCAGTATACCGCTGATGATCACCATGGTGGTCGCTGCGGTCTCGGTACATTTGAAAAATGGCTGGCAGGCAATTCATGATCCGATGAGTGCTTTTGCTTCTGAAAATGCCTTGGGTGCGATAGCGCGCTTGGACAAAGCAAAATCAATTTTGCAGGAGCACGGTAATTACAGTTGGCTGACAGAGCATGGTCGATTAGCGATGCTCAACAATGGTATCGAATTTGCCGCAACTTATTTTGTCATGTTATTAGCGTTGTTTTTTATTGGGGCGGGACGTTATCTCAGCCTTGATGATTGGCTATATCGATACTTCAGAGATAAGAGGGGAATTCATGCTAATTAA
- a CDS encoding ABC transporter ATP-binding protein, with protein MSHLLEVAHLKTWFGKAEQAYRVVDGVDFYIDRGETFALLGESGCGKSMTALSLLQLNPQPASQIVSGQIRLNDRDLLRCSEADMERVRGRKIAMIFQDPQSALNPVLTIGQQLLEVLRWHFDLSAAQLKARCIELFVQVGIPDPEKRFFAYPHQLSGGMKQRVMIAMALAGKPDLLIADEPTTALDVTIQAQILGLLKKLQQETGMAILLISHDLGVVAQMADRIAVMYAGQIVETADRRTFFKQPRHPYSERLFAAMPSTQQRDAPLAVIPGTVPPLNQVFTGCRFTARCQQRQPVCEEQLPNWFGERHDGVRCHQFDPDRTWPMAVSSQPQSSGVPDETEPATRVMLRLDQVQVHFPIRKGILQRTKGWVKAVDGVSLRLNERETLAIVGESGCGKSTLAKAVQQLQLIIGGEIQFAAKSGNKALVKAAQGDRLPMQIIFQDPFASMNPRMTVQQILLEGLQARQDKLSSVAQQTVIEDLLRKVGLNTDILHRYPHAFSGGQRQRLCIARALAAEPALLICDEPTSALDVSVQAQILNLLRDLQNEEGLSYLFITHDIGVVDYLAHRIAVMYLGRVVETGSRQQVLKHPKHPYTRALLAAVPDMQSVSPTVTLTGELPSPANPPSGCHFHSRCPDVMPVCKLHYPSETEPETGQVVRCFLYQSQDYHG; from the coding sequence ATGAGCCATTTACTTGAAGTGGCACATTTAAAAACCTGGTTTGGCAAGGCAGAGCAGGCCTATCGCGTTGTCGATGGCGTTGATTTCTATATCGATCGCGGAGAAACATTCGCCTTACTGGGTGAGTCAGGCTGTGGCAAATCAATGACGGCGCTGTCGTTACTGCAATTAAACCCACAACCCGCAAGTCAGATTGTCAGTGGTCAAATTCGGCTTAATGATCGGGATTTGTTACGTTGCTCAGAGGCTGACATGGAGCGGGTCAGGGGGCGGAAAATCGCTATGATTTTTCAGGATCCACAAAGCGCGTTGAACCCAGTGTTAACGATAGGTCAACAATTGCTTGAAGTGCTGCGCTGGCATTTTGATTTATCAGCTGCGCAACTCAAAGCACGATGTATTGAACTGTTCGTGCAGGTTGGTATACCGGATCCTGAAAAGCGTTTCTTTGCTTATCCACATCAGCTTTCCGGGGGCATGAAACAACGTGTGATGATTGCTATGGCACTGGCAGGCAAGCCAGATTTATTGATTGCCGATGAACCGACTACAGCGCTTGACGTGACTATTCAGGCACAGATTTTAGGGTTATTAAAAAAATTGCAACAAGAAACCGGTATGGCGATTCTGTTGATCAGTCATGATTTAGGTGTCGTTGCACAAATGGCAGACCGAATAGCCGTGATGTATGCCGGCCAGATTGTGGAAACAGCCGACCGCCGGACTTTTTTTAAGCAGCCCCGGCATCCATACAGTGAAAGACTCTTTGCTGCCATGCCATCTACACAACAGCGAGACGCGCCTCTTGCCGTCATTCCGGGCACGGTACCGCCATTGAATCAGGTCTTTACCGGCTGTCGTTTTACGGCCCGTTGTCAACAGCGTCAGCCGGTCTGTGAGGAACAGTTACCTAACTGGTTTGGTGAGCGACATGATGGCGTGCGTTGCCATCAGTTTGATCCAGATAGAACATGGCCTATGGCAGTTTCTTCTCAACCGCAGTCATCTGGCGTGCCCGATGAAACTGAGCCTGCCACACGTGTTATGTTAAGACTGGATCAGGTACAAGTACATTTTCCAATTCGCAAAGGTATCTTGCAGCGTACTAAAGGCTGGGTTAAGGCGGTTGATGGGGTAAGTCTGCGCTTGAATGAACGTGAGACCTTAGCCATCGTTGGCGAATCTGGTTGCGGTAAGAGTACCTTGGCTAAGGCGGTACAACAGCTACAACTAATCATTGGTGGTGAAATACAGTTTGCTGCAAAATCGGGCAACAAAGCATTAGTAAAAGCGGCGCAAGGTGACAGGCTGCCAATGCAGATTATTTTTCAGGATCCGTTTGCATCAATGAATCCGAGAATGACGGTGCAACAAATCCTGTTGGAAGGTCTGCAAGCGCGGCAAGATAAACTCTCAAGCGTAGCGCAACAGACAGTCATTGAGGATCTGTTAAGGAAAGTGGGGCTGAATACGGATATTTTACATCGTTATCCGCATGCTTTTTCTGGTGGCCAACGCCAGCGACTGTGCATTGCCAGAGCTTTGGCGGCAGAGCCAGCATTGCTGATTTGTGACGAACCAACCAGCGCCCTGGATGTTTCAGTTCAGGCGCAGATATTGAACCTGCTCCGGGATCTACAAAATGAGGAAGGGCTGAGTTATCTGTTTATTACGCATGATATTGGTGTCGTGGATTATTTGGCGCACCGCATTGCGGTCATGTATTTAGGCCGTGTCGTCGAAACAGGAAGCCGCCAACAGGTATTGAAGCACCCAAAACATCCTTATACGCGTGCTTTGTTGGCGGCGGTACCGGATATGCAATCGGTATCTCCCACTGTGACTTTAACAGGGGAGCTGCCCTCACCGGCAAATCCGCCATCCGGATGTCACTTTCATTCCCGTTGTCCAGATGTGATGCCAGTCTGTAAACTGCATTATCCAAGTGAAACCGAACCTGAAACAGGGCAGGTTGTTCGTTGTTTTTTATATCAATCACAGGACTATCATGGATAA
- the ispH gene encoding 4-hydroxy-3-methylbut-2-enyl diphosphate reductase, which translates to MSKQLMMANPRGFCAGVDRAIDIVEHALALFGAPVYVRHEVVHNRTVVEDLRKKGAIFVEEVDEVPDNATLIFSAHGVSRYVHAQGKQRGLRVFDATCPLVTKVHMEVARHEKVARECILIGHAGHPEVEGTMGQYTSEQGGMYLVESPEDVDNLVVNEPENLAFVTQTTLSVDDTAKVISALRQRFPTIIGPGKDDICYATQNRQDAVKRIAVACDLVLVVGSVNSSNSNRLRELSVKLGTPAYLIDNATEIQPEWLHDKQRIGLTAGASAPELLVQEVVKQLQQLGVDDIIEDSGQPENIVFSLPKELKVDISRLNK; encoded by the coding sequence ATGAGCAAACAACTAATGATGGCGAATCCACGCGGGTTTTGTGCGGGTGTTGATCGTGCTATTGATATCGTAGAACATGCTTTGGCGCTCTTTGGGGCGCCCGTTTATGTCCGGCACGAAGTCGTACACAATCGAACTGTCGTCGAAGACTTACGCAAAAAAGGGGCAATATTTGTCGAGGAAGTGGATGAAGTACCTGACAATGCAACGCTGATCTTCAGCGCCCATGGGGTATCGCGTTATGTGCATGCACAAGGTAAGCAACGCGGACTACGCGTGTTTGATGCAACTTGCCCGCTGGTCACGAAAGTACACATGGAAGTGGCCCGACACGAAAAAGTCGCCCGTGAATGTATTTTGATTGGACATGCTGGCCATCCCGAAGTAGAAGGGACGATGGGGCAATATACCTCTGAACAGGGTGGCATGTATCTGGTCGAGTCGCCGGAAGATGTCGACAATCTCGTTGTCAATGAACCAGAAAACCTAGCTTTTGTTACTCAGACAACCTTATCCGTGGATGATACGGCAAAGGTCATCAGTGCGTTACGGCAACGTTTCCCCACAATTATTGGTCCCGGGAAAGATGATATTTGTTATGCCACACAAAACCGTCAGGATGCCGTTAAGCGCATTGCGGTCGCTTGTGATTTGGTACTGGTTGTCGGTTCAGTGAATAGCTCAAACTCGAACCGGCTTCGGGAGCTATCAGTCAAATTGGGCACGCCAGCTTATTTGATTGATAATGCCACCGAGATACAACCCGAGTGGTTGCATGACAAGCAGCGAATCGGCCTCACTGCGGGTGCTTCTGCGCCTGAGCTGTTGGTTCAAGAAGTTGTCAAACAGCTGCAACAGCTTGGCGTTGATGACATCATTGAAGATAGTGGTCAACCAGAAAATATCGTTTTTTCTTTGCCAAAAGAGCTTAAAGTAGATATCAGTCGCCTGAATAAATAA
- the pheA gene encoding prephenate dehydratase, whose protein sequence is MSEQKALQNVRQEIDALDEKIQTLINARTALAHQVAEIKQQQADQSDFYRPEREAMILRRVMERNTGPLPDKEMARLFREIMSACLAAEKPLSIAYLGPEGSFTQSAALKHFGGSAELLPVSTIANVFSAVETEHACYGVVPVENSTEGMVSHTLDRFISSSLKINGEVSLRIHHYLLGKGENLSDVKTVYAHPQALAQCRQWLGDQLPQAALIPLDSNAEAARRVSTMDETAAAIAASNAAEIYNLTVLANNIEDEAGNTTRFLVIGRQDVGPSGADKTALLVSTKNKPGALQKLLQPLAENQISMSRIESRPSRKGIWEYVFFIDIEGHSQDSAVADALAKLESESSMFRVLGAYPKAVL, encoded by the coding sequence ATGTCTGAACAAAAAGCGTTGCAAAATGTACGGCAGGAGATTGATGCGCTGGATGAAAAAATTCAGACGCTAATCAATGCGCGTACTGCTCTGGCGCATCAGGTAGCCGAAATTAAACAACAACAAGCAGATCAAAGTGATTTTTATCGGCCTGAACGTGAAGCGATGATTTTGCGACGTGTTATGGAAAGAAATACCGGACCGCTTCCCGATAAAGAGATGGCAAGGCTGTTTCGAGAAATTATGTCTGCATGCCTAGCTGCAGAAAAACCACTTAGTATCGCTTACTTAGGACCTGAAGGTTCCTTCACGCAGTCAGCTGCATTAAAACACTTTGGTGGTTCAGCAGAATTGCTGCCCGTCAGTACGATTGCGAATGTGTTCAGTGCCGTTGAAACAGAACATGCCTGTTATGGCGTTGTGCCAGTTGAAAACTCGACAGAAGGCATGGTCAGTCATACATTAGACAGATTTATCAGCTCTTCATTGAAAATTAATGGTGAAGTATCGCTGCGCATTCATCATTATTTATTGGGCAAGGGCGAGAACCTGAGCGACGTTAAAACAGTGTATGCTCATCCGCAAGCACTAGCCCAATGCAGACAATGGCTGGGCGATCAATTACCACAAGCAGCGTTAATCCCGCTGGATAGTAATGCGGAAGCAGCGCGTCGAGTGTCGACAATGGATGAGACTGCTGCGGCGATTGCAGCCAGTAACGCCGCAGAAATTTATAATTTGACCGTATTGGCGAACAATATCGAAGACGAGGCTGGCAATACCACTCGGTTTTTGGTGATTGGTCGTCAAGATGTTGGTCCAAGTGGTGCAGATAAAACAGCTTTACTCGTCTCAACTAAAAATAAGCCGGGTGCCTTGCAAAAATTATTGCAACCATTGGCAGAAAATCAGATCAGTATGAGTCGAATTGAATCACGACCCTCCCGAAAAGGCATCTGGGAATACGTGTTTTTTATCGATATTGAAGGCCATAGTCAGGACTCAGCTGTGGCTGATGCGCTGGCCAAACTGGAATCAGAATCGTCGATGTTCAGAGTGCTTGGCGCCTACCCTAAGGCGGTATTATGA
- the serC gene encoding 3-phosphoserine/phosphohydroxythreonine transaminase: MRAYNFSAGPAMLPEAVMQQASEEMLDWRGTGMSVMEMSHRGPEYTEIATQAEADLRDLLGISDDYAVLFLQGGASSQFSMIPLNFLQEKTAADYVNTGAWSSKAIKEAQRFCQVNVVADAKASKFTCIPPLHEWQVNQDAAYLHYTPNETIHGVEFHDIPQVSSATLVADMSSTLLSRPIDVNRFGLIYAGAQKNIGPAGLCIVIVRRDLIGKTLPGTPTMFDYQIHDKNDSMYNTPATYSWYLAGLVFQWLKQQGGLQAMAEINSRKAAKLYAAIDGSDFYANPVEKSSRSWMNIPFTLVNSELDKTFLQMSAAAGLLTLKGHRDLGGMRASIYNAMPEAGVDRLIDFMMEFERRFG; encoded by the coding sequence TTGAGAGCTTATAATTTTAGTGCCGGTCCGGCGATGTTACCGGAAGCGGTTATGCAACAAGCCAGTGAAGAAATGCTGGATTGGCGTGGTACGGGTATGTCGGTGATGGAGATGAGTCACCGTGGTCCGGAGTACACAGAAATTGCAACTCAAGCAGAGGCCGATTTGCGCGATTTGCTGGGTATTTCCGACGATTATGCTGTCTTGTTTTTACAGGGCGGTGCATCCAGCCAGTTTTCGATGATTCCACTGAATTTTTTGCAGGAGAAAACGGCTGCTGATTACGTCAACACGGGAGCCTGGTCGAGTAAAGCAATTAAAGAAGCGCAACGGTTTTGCCAAGTTAATGTGGTTGCCGATGCCAAGGCTTCAAAGTTTACTTGTATTCCGCCCCTGCATGAATGGCAAGTCAATCAGGATGCCGCTTATTTGCATTACACGCCGAATGAGACCATTCATGGTGTTGAGTTTCACGATATCCCACAGGTGAGCTCGGCTACACTGGTTGCGGATATGTCTTCGACGCTGTTATCACGACCCATCGATGTGAATCGATTTGGTTTGATTTATGCTGGCGCGCAGAAAAATATTGGTCCGGCGGGTTTGTGTATTGTGATCGTTCGTCGCGATTTGATCGGCAAAACGCTACCGGGCACGCCGACCATGTTCGATTATCAAATACATGATAAGAACGACTCCATGTATAACACGCCGGCAACCTATAGCTGGTATCTTGCCGGGCTGGTATTTCAATGGTTGAAACAACAGGGCGGCCTGCAGGCAATGGCTGAGATTAATTCACGTAAAGCAGCTAAGCTTTATGCCGCGATTGATGGCAGCGATTTTTATGCGAATCCGGTTGAGAAATCGAGTCGATCCTGGATGAATATTCCCTTTACGTTAGTGAATAGCGAGCTCGACAAAACATTCTTGCAAATGTCCGCGGCAGCAGGTCTACTGACGTTAAAAGGTCATCGCGATCTCGGTGGTATGCGTGCCAGCATTTATAATGCGATGCCTGAGGCAGGTGTTGATCGGCTCATTGACTTTATGATGGAATTTGAACGCAGGTTTGGTTGA